The Alphaproteobacteria bacterium sequence GTCCGCCGGCACGCCCTCGCCGTGCAGGCCGCGGCAGACGGTTTGCAGCACCGTCTCGCCGGGCGCAAAGGCATCGCGGTCCGGCAGGGTGGCGACCCAGCCGGCGGCCGGATCGCCATTGAACAGCACGGCGTGCCTGCCCGCCGCAAGGCGCAACAGCGTGGTCTTGCCGGTGCCGGCATCGCCCAGCAGACAGGTCCACGCGCCGGCCTGCAGGTCGAGGCGCAGACCCTCGAACAGAACGCCATCGTCGAAGGCGAGGCGGTCGACGGTGACGGTCAGGCCGGGGGCGGAGGGCGGAGTCTCGCTCATGGCGGTGCGTGCGGGAGGTCGGGTGCCCTCTCCCCTCCGCCGTCATTGCGAGCCGGAGGCGAAGCAACCCGGAAGACGCCGGCGCGCGCTCTGCCGCCGGCCTGGATTGCCACGGCGCCCGCGGCGCCTCGCAATGACGGGGTGGGGGTGTGGGACCAGAGCCCAAGCCCTATTTCTTCGCCTTCGCCGCCTCGGCATAGGGGGCGTACCAGGCGGCCGGCCGCTTTTCGATGAAGCTCATCAGGCCCTCGACCGCCTCGTCGGTCAGGCGCTTGCCGGCATGGTCGCGGGCCAGCTCGCGCGCACGGCGGTCGTCGACCACCATGCCGGCGCATTCCAGGATCGAGGTCTTGGAGGTGGCGATGCCGTCCGGCGCGACCTGCAGGATCGACTCGATGATCGGCGCGGCCGCCTCGTCGAGGCCGCCGGGGGCGCAGACCTCGTCCACCAGGCCCAGCTCCTGCGCCTTGTGCGCGCCGAAGCGCTCGCAGGTGATGGAATAGCGGCGCACATGACGCGCGCCCATGCGGCCCAGCAGGACCGGATAGATCGGCGCGGCCATCAGGCCCCATTTCGCCTCGGTGATGGCGAAATAGGCGTCCTCGGAGGCGATCACCACGTCGCAAGCGGCGGCGATGCCGGTGCCGCCGCCGAAACAGCCGCCATGCACCAGCGCGATGGTCGGCTTCGGCACCTCGTTCAGGCCGCGGATGGCGTTGGTGGTGTCGACCGAGATCAGAAAATTCTCTTCCGGCGAGAGATCGATATTGCCGCGGATCCATTTCAGGTCGGCGCCGGCCTGGAAGTGCGGGCCGTTGCCGCGCACGACGATCACCCGCACCTTGGGATCGTGGGCGAACGCCGTCACCGCCTCGATCGCTTGCAGGATCATGTCCCGGTTGTAGGCGTTGTTCACCTTCGGGCGGTTCAAGGTCAGCGTGCCGACACCGCGGTCGTCGACGGACGTGAGCACGATGGGGTCTGCGGCGGATTG is a genomic window containing:
- a CDS encoding enoyl-CoA hydratase/isomerase family protein, which gives rise to MAAKPTQSAADPIVLTSVDDRGVGTLTLNRPKVNNAYNRDMILQAIEAVTAFAHDPKVRVIVVRGNGPHFQAGADLKWIRGNIDLSPEENFLISVDTTNAIRGLNEVPKPTIALVHGGCFGGGTGIAAACDVVIASEDAYFAITEAKWGLMAAPIYPVLLGRMGARHVRRYSITCERFGAHKAQELGLVDEVCAPGGLDEAAAPIIESILQVAPDGIATSKTSILECAGMVVDDRRARELARDHAGKRLTDEAVEGLMSFIEKRPAAWYAPYAEAAKAKK